From one Plasmodium malariae genome assembly, chromosome: 12 genomic stretch:
- the PmUG01_12017000 gene encoding conserved Plasmodium protein, unknown function, producing MKTTKFIIPRRNGTIKKKRNCFLLHSSRRCEHSRTAIKEGISDNTYKQIAHDHKCESIEGNNPNRVSKIRKNIQNDILKYYDDNKNIIKTTGHILKEHLNDIVFINQKNNFYTYFYNSFPIFINKYVSHIKQILPFSNDMNSKHNVEVEGKENMNKSTQKYNDQREVNNLLFLLRYYNKYTKQEIEEENIFNFIKEKVNCLNNATEVLRSIKDSLYIMNMQNKNWTKHDKSVKNDCFNFKKMNEIFQIIINRINDTNDVYKKIELLLNLTNICDNTFCSPTIYEHIKKNILSIYEHLEKKTKKGVEEQYVMFLIYKNFLSSKSKKYLEMDVKYYFMDQLSFYNILQNENINICLLSLIYRDLSFLKNYQVKYVLMNLAFSKIKNSDFCSHLDIEGGMDSSVSISISGGDSSGSNSGNKSIPSSGYGKNFPLQNKHYVLHNSLLTFFSNTLLRNNFFSFLKNHYLNNFCNTINYATDVNMMNINNYVFYNMLISIVQLKETHTKCCELLQISKMKYFLQNKRNISLFHFMCKIKDDTKHLNDFIKNNIVFFTQFFVKQKMAFPTNTYLYILNVYCSFFRMLNNDENYADGRKKKKNLLSDIKKIVNYLINEIYASINLFTLKEIVTLISLINELPKNYTFDLKNEFSFDDKRNNGYTTKGHTAHFYLHNILDLNSEGREANVGKKPSKSVEKMNLSPVQGNKNNEEVQYYHNVSNENKIKNNYYENEKSFEEEKKNDDDIFTDNIYQQIGGSKKKKEGNLAGHIDVIHMNPLSKSNFKGKKNSMIINRHDFTILISRALFNDICEDFIFKIKKEEFFLIKQKYITSHVDTNNNIYEYIIEHHYNCFLNNSEFYIDQISKKYDILSIEQIINYFILFTYISELDVSQLYSLIKVMMTINKFHPFVDFFISKHIEGLLLKRWREQGKQEEQATYERNIIYSTYDGIKYTQREFTDTYLDDYIANIKEGNKENSFENLVKMDNFNHRENSDYTSEYCPSHSNKHFDEMNLNTHTMYASHFENCYYDYDDLTSTVNLFLALDPKTKTRDTIAKYLQTYVDYKNVNILKVDLSYFLLKSDQEKEDKRSRRYSEMCISSEQIVTLKNTLINGVPNELLLHCENGNSLFGTVNETVDSEAGKNWHNGATAKRSSLEEAEKIRAAREHPLHNDVIYNVVVDRLKYDINLKNYLLNIDYVNENKEEIKHFLEKEIISLNSITRLLNYVSILNDDGKYMKLLTLAIKDIILCRHEIVEVNTFRMLTTVLLSVKQFYQSIYISSEYSYLSMFIKYYVRAMGNFSPFFTIQDIFPIFQVFIKYDLTKNYLKYLIILNKELNKINIRNFNFYLVHIILYFYSKLKYINENFISNLLEVYVTSLHQYINNMNKEIIQNLIKTNELLISLSIKNKEIIHLNYLLIQKYGNYTSEFDTHSNSNVDDDLVKLYENEDKKKFLSEENVNKHIPTATVLSGNSRDDFVNGFCENDKRGQQMEYVNELDKQARKENSFIENSSIAYAPSGYSTSSNIHTDNISTEKRKRSTIESGVNAIHREEKKVYTHFVKQTIENKNADEDYTFLPDRVSSNDNASEDNITEINLVTPKFELSLVHKLNIIYFLCKFHFYNDLIKNYYMQLINEFLNNKKNMNINDEDYCKLYEIYVHVIMNFYFLSFNKNNKYINYILTNLPCYYWYKREEEKLNLFTSSNEYNDIKNILKLLNINFLTPTLTEIYFIHFFNDVKKAKYFFDIPENVLHLYQKYNIVIDDIRNKSISILCIPEENVLRDESRDNNVLINDSYYIFENIKKTYTTSLLFLSELEEDPTYLFITYFLKSVKVLHIC from the exons atgaaaacaacaaaatttataattccaAGAAGGAATGgcacaataaaaaaaaaaagaaactgCTTCCTCCTTCACTCATCGAGGAGGTGCGAACATTCGAGAACAGCCATTAAAGAGGGTATATCTGATAATACCTATAAACAAATAGCACACGATCATAAGTGCGAAAGTATAGAAGGTAACAATCCTAATAGAGTTAGTAAAATTAGGAAGAACATAcaaaatgatattttaaaatattatgatgataataaaaatattatcaaaaCAACTggtcatattttaaaagaacatTTAAATGATATCGTATTTATAAATCAAAAGAATAACTTCTACACTTATTTCTACAACTCCTTTccaatttttattaacaaatatGTGAGCCATATAAAGCAGATTCTCCCATTCTCTAATGATATGAATAGTAAACATAATGTCGAGGTAGAGGGAAAAGAAAACATGAACAAAAgtacacaaaaatataatgatcaGAGAGAAGTGAACAACCTTTTGTTTCTACTGcggtattataataaatataccaaGCAAGAAATAGAAGAggagaatatttttaattttataaaagagaAAGTAAATTGTCTGAACAATGCAACTGAAGTTTTAAGAAGTATAAAGGATAGcctttatataatgaatatgcaaaataaaaattggaCAAAACATGATAAAAGCGTAAAAAATgattgttttaattttaaaaaaatgaacgaaatatttcaaataataattaaccGAATTAATGACACAAAtgatgtatataaaaaaatagaactaTTATTGAACTTAACCAATATATGTGATAACACGTTTTGCTCTCCCACTATTTatgaacatattaaaaaaaatatattatctatttatGAACACTtagagaaaaaaacaaaaaagggaGTAGAAGAACAGTACGTTATGTTTTTGATATATAAGAACTTTTTATCATCAAAAAGtaagaaatatttagaaatgGACGTAAAGTATTATTTCATGGATcaattatctttttataatattttacaaaatgaaaatataaatatttgtttgttAAGTTTAATATATCGTGACTTGTCCTTTTTGAAGAACTATCAAGTAAAATACGTTCTCATGAATTTAGCTTTTtccaaaattaaaaattcgGATTTCTGCTCTCACTTGGATATCGAGGGGGGTATGGACAGTAGCGTTAGCATTAGCATTAGCGGAGGTGACAGTAGTGGCAGCAATAGTGGAAACAAGAGTATCCCAAGCAGCGGCTATGGAAAGAATTTCCCCTTGCAGAACAAACACTATGTACTGCATAACTCTCTGTTGACCTTTTTTTCAAACACGCTATTGAGGAACAATTTCTtctcctttttaaaaaaccaTTACctgaataatttttgtaacaCAATAAACTATGCAACAGATGTAAACatgatgaatataaataattatgtctTTTATAACATGTTAATATCAATAGTTCAGTTAAAGGAAACGCATACTAAGTGCTGTGAACTTTTACAAATcagtaaaatgaaatattttctacaaaataaaaggaatatttCCTTGTTTCACTTTAtgtgtaaaataaaagacgACACAAAACACCTGaatgattttattaaaaataatattgtgttctttacacaattttttgttaaacaaaaaatggcATTCCCGACGAAcacgtatttatatatattgaatgtATATTGTAGTTTCTTTCGTATGCTAAATAATGATGAGAATTATGCAGATggtaggaaaaaaaaaaaaaatctacttagtgatattaaaaaaattgtgaattacttaataaatgaaatatatgcTAGTATAAATTTGTTTACACTTAAAGAGATTGTAACTTTAATTAGTTTAATTAATGAGCTGCCcaaaaattatacttttgACCTAAAAAATGAGTTTTCTTTTGATGATAAGAGAAATAACGGATATACTACAAAAGGACACACAGctcatttttatttgcataatattttagaTCTTAATTCTGAGGGGAGAGAAGCAAATGTGGGGAAAAAACCCAGCAAATCAGTTGAAAAAATGAACTTATCACCTGTACAAggcaataaaaataacgaaGAAGTTCAGTATTATCATAACGTAtcaaatgaaaacaaaataaagaataattattatgagaatgaaaaaagttttgaagaagaaaaaaaaaatgatgatgatATATTTACTGATAATATTTATCAACAAATTGGTGgtagtaaaaaaaagaaggaggGTAATCTAGCTGGACATATAGATGTTATACACATGAATCCTTTAAGTAAGAGCAATTttaaggggaaaaaaaattctatgataataaatagaCACGATTTCACTATTTTAATATCGCGTGCCctttttaatgatatttgtgaagattttatttttaaaataaaaaaagaggaattctttttaataaaacaaaaatatatcactAGTCATGTTGATAccaacaataatatatatgaatatataattgaaCACCATTACAATTGTTTTCTGAACAATTCAGAATTTTATATAGATCagataagtaaaaaatatgatatattatcaATAGAGCAAATtatcaattattttattcttttcacCTATATAAGTGAGCTAGATGTATCTCAGTTGTATTCATTAATTAAGGTCATGAtgacaataaataaatttcacCCATTCgttgatttttttatttcaaaacaTATTGAAGGATTATTACTAAAGAGGTGGAGAGAACAAGGAAAACAGGAAGAACAAGCAACATATGAGaggaatataatatatagtacTTATGATGGgataaaatatacacaaaGAGAATTTACAGACACCTATTTAGATGATTATATTGCAAATATTAAAGAaggaaataaagaaaacagTTTTGAAAATCTTGTAAAAATGGATAACTTCAACCATAGAGAGAATTCTGATTACACGTCTGAATATTGCCCATCTCACAGTAACAAACATTTTGATGAAATGAACTTAAACACACATACAATGTATGCTTCACATTTTGAAAATTGTTATTATGATTATGACGATCTTACAAGTACGGTAAATCTTTTTTTAGCACTGGAcccaaaaacaaaaacaaggGACACTATTGCGAAATATTTACAAACATATGttgattataaaaatgtaaatattttaaaagttgaTCTGAGttattttcttttgaaaAGCGATCAAGAAAAAGAGGACAAGAGGAGTAGAAGATACAGCGAGATGTGCATTTCGAGCGAACAAATAGTAACACTTAAAAATACCTTAATAAATGGGGTGCCGAATGAGTTGTTATTACATTGCGAAAATGGAAATTCATTATTTGGCACTGTTAACGAAACTGTAGATAGTGAAGCAGGAAAAAATTGGCATAATGGTGCAACTGCTAAAAGAAGCAGTCTCGAGGAAGCGGAAAAAATAAGAGCAGCGCGTGAGCATCCCCTACACAATGACGTCATATACAATGTAGTAGTAGACAGGCTGAAATATGATattaacttaaaaaattatttattaaatatagatTATGTAAATGAGAATAAAGAAGAGATAAAACATTTtcttgaaaaagaaattatttcgTTAAACAGTATAACCAgacttttaaattatgtaagTATATTAAATGACGATGGGAAATACATGAAATTACTAACATTAGCcataaaagatataattcTATGTAGACACGAAATAGTGGAAGTAAACACATTCAGAATGTTAACTACTGTTCTGTTAAGTGTTAAACAATTTTAtcaaagtatatatatatcatcgGAGTACTCATATTTAagtatgtttataaaatattatgttcgAGCAATGGGAaatttttcccctttttttaccattcaagacatttttcctatttttcaagtttttataaaatatgatttaacaaaaaattatttgaaatatttaattattttaaataaagaattaaataaaatcaatattagaaattttaatttctaccttgttcatattattttatatttttattccaaattaaaatatataaatgaaaattttatttccaATTTATTGGAGGTATATGTAACTTCATTACatcaatatataaataatatgaataaggAAATCATTcaaaatttgataaaaacaaatgaattattaatatccttgagtattaaaaataaagaaattattcACTTAAATTATCTCTTAATACAAAAGTATGGGAATTACACAAGCGAATTTGACACACACTCAAATTCAAATGTTGACGATGACCTAGTTAAACTGTATGAAAATGAAGACAAGAAAAAGTTCCTTAGTGAGGAGAATGTCAATAAACATATTCCAACTGCTACTGTTCTTAGCGGCAATAGTAGGGACGACTTTGTAAATGGGTTTTGCGAAAATGATAAAAGAGGACAACAAATGGAATATGTAAACGAATTGGATAAACAGgcaagaaaagaaaattcatTCATTGAAAATTCATCAATTGCATATGCACCCAGTGGATACTCTACTAGTAGTAATATCCACACTGACAATATTTCTACTGAAAAGAGAAAGCGAAGTACCATCGAAAGTGGTGTTAATGCAATACATAGAGAAGAGAAGAAAGTCTATACTCATTTTGTAAAACAAAccattgaaaataaaaacgcAGATGAAGATTATACTTTTTTGCCTGACCGAGTAAGCAGCAATGATAATGCTTCAGAAGATAACATCACAGAAATAAATCTCGTCACCCCTAAATTCGAGTTGTCACTTGTCCAtaagttaaatataatatactttttatgcaaatttcatttttataatgatttgataaaaaattattatatgcaattaataaatgaattcttaaacaataaaaaaaacatgaatataaatgatgaggattattgtaaattatatgagatatatgtacatgttatTATGAACTTTTACTTTCTTTcctttaacaaaaataataaatatattaattacattttaacCAATTTACCTTGTTATTATTGGTATAAAagagaagaagaaaaattaaatttatttacatcaTCCAACGAGtataatgatattaaaaatattcttaaattgctaaatataaattttctcaCACCTACATTAAccgaaatttattttattcatttctttAATGATGTGAAGAAAGCAAAATACTTCTTTGACATTCCTGAAAACGTTTTGCATTTgtatcaaaaatataatatagttaTCGATGATATAAGGAATAAGAGCATTTCCATTTTATGCATCCCAGAGGAGAACGTATTACG GGATGAAAGTAGGGATAACAATGTCCTCATAAATGATAgttattacatttttgaGAATATTAAGAAAACGTATACAACttctttgttatttttaagcgag
- the PmUG01_12016900 gene encoding conserved Plasmodium protein, unknown function, whose product MKKYEQIELEHSILKKTLQKFTNHSSDKNGQERNDEIFMRDVSMKYKYMENQCEFLNVNLNILSLEKEKEVKKNRELQKIINKQKKEIDGYKKILEKLKSIIISFKKKKDEAESKICSMIDNNLETKNDNNLLKEIIKINDRLNDVNKKVNEQVIVELENTRNKLCIANNKIKNFFQIITNISDRYLKCKKEKDKTLLATLKINEQLTEELRKKKAIENYNIQWKVKLEEFNALNVLLNYYEVKYKVSNANRHLVLKYINSISSSSPIEGIKRGKSNGVLGSSDGSCAYNSRNNIFNLEDEKAVNSLLFHHLCNIYNTERSKQKEEVTYDEQMNLLKEKILTEYISKTNPQKENMLPISMPTMENEKKDLTTSEAFALSKLSFSNIVEILYCNMKIVNDIMDCVNMSLLLLIYIRDTYLKEIITNINDHPSYVLSLEKGSIRFGIYFSITLCNFLVCIIKYVQIIKSANRYNNIQLLQDDRLANIFCLSKYILEQFMEKIKFKLFSNNIDYSTLNMLTSMLIDMHNTLFITHVQLDKPDDRKMEEKSYQSKRHAIYEKERYKMTTKIYSNHEMDENGEIDHIYYIEKNNQMNDKEKEIKSKDVREMNTNETVSSFEMFCFLNTASAVSILLIIDKDTYVHFSNEVDLNIQMEIIIKCEEVLKLIKTPQKILNFHFMTKQYKISFKNFIRYTEKYKEVLINNISNTNNEKWGKELSSTISKTSNYILKELKTILESSNIYSIDIQEKKKLFIFKIFEKYIEIYNNVMSKKNKRIIEPKDLEEKEGVIKKLEEKVMSCTNTIQMLEKNINILTIREEKFNKIKMDFDILKKEKNEYLSIITDLRKSKNESLNEITYISKNYNELKNKYNELLKNYEQKKKYIGSTKNFEQSNLDIYYMKRIINNLYYENFLTKINKHYYLFDQKINYYNDLYLDSLAINFNHSLENENPPKETNEINSNEVDSPNNTREIKNEKKKKKITLNENQLLQDNNTFFSNTKHSMLYDDIYNCEIIKSKLKRCKTDYFKNKLYQTTLSSSFIPRENNKSIQHIVDIIESYKILKNDIFTQILNTPIGSINDQTNTGSSSKGHSQKCAQKLAQERAHVYSKLKSLKSVVNNFYTTNKLAKFNDAVSLQDSMLRISIQGKKEADERVVAGREAQRGDVVANVEARNGGDDSSNRTKDGRIPFEHVTTLPSCNKIILNENSFSYLIQNVFNL is encoded by the exons ATGAAAAAGTACGAACAGATTGAATTAGAGCATTCAATTTTGAAGAAAACATTACAGAAATTTACAAACCATTCTAGTGATAAAAATGGGCAAGAGCGAAatgatgaaatatttatgagAGATGTTTCAATGAAATATAAGTACAtg GAGAATCAGTGCGAATTTCTAAAcgttaatttaaatattctaagtctggaaaaagagaaagaggttaaaaaaaacagagagctgcaaaaaattattaacaaacaaaaaaaagaaatagatgggtataaaaaaattttagaaaaattgaaaagtataattatatcatttaaaaagaagaaagatGAAGCAGAAAGTAAAATTTGTTCTATGATAGACAATAACTTAGAGACAAagaatgataataatttactaaaagaaataataaaaataaatgatagaCTTAATGATGTTAATAAGAAAGTAAATGAACAAGTAATAGTCGAATTAGAAAATacaagaaataaattatgtatagccaataataaaattaagaatttttttcaaattattactaACATAAGTGACAGATATTTGAAgtgtaaaaaagaaaaggacaAAACGTTACTAGCAAcgttaaaaattaatgaacaACTTACAGAAGaactaagaaaaaaaaaagccatagaaaattataatattcaatGGAAAGTCAAATTAGAAGAATTTAATGCACTCAACGTTTTGCTAAACTATtatgaagtaaaatataaagtgaGCAACGCGAATAGGCACTTAGTCTTGAAGTACATTAACTCGATATCAAGCTCTTCCCCGATAGAGGGCAttaaaaggggaaaaagtAATGGCGTCCTTGGAAGCAGTGATGGTAGTTGCGCCTATAATAGCCGTAATAATATCTTCAATCTAGAGGATGAAAAGGCAGTGAACAGTCTTCTCTTCCACCATCTGTGCAACATTTATAACACAGAAAGAAGTAAACAAAAAGAGGAAGTCACATACGATGAACAGATGAACCtattaaaagagaaaattctAACTGAGTACATTTCAAAGACGAACCcacaaaaagaaaacatgCTTCCTATTAGTATGCCTACAatggaaaatgaaaaaaaagacttAACTACCTCAGAAGCATTTGCCCTTAGCAAATTAAGCTTTTCAAATATTGTAGAAATCCTATATTGCAACATGAAAATAGTGAATGATATTATGGACTGTGTAAATATGTCCTTGCTccttttgatatatatacgcGATAcgtatttaaaagaaataattacaAACATTAATGATCATCCTTCTTATGTCCTATCCTTAGAAAAGGGTAGTATTAGGTTTggcatttatttttcaataacACTCTGTAATTTTcttgtatgtataataaaatatgtccAAATTATTAAAAGCGCGAATAGATATAATAACATCCAATTGTTACAAGATGATAGACTTGCCAACATATTTTGTctatctaaatatatattagaacagtttatggaaaaaattaaattcaaaTTGTTCTCTAATAACATTGATTACTCAACACTTAATATGTTAACTAGTATGCTAATAGATATGCACAACACACTGTTTATTACCCATGTGCAATTAGATAAACCGGATGATAGAAAAATGGAGGAAAAGAGTTACCAGTCAAAGCGGCATGCGATATACGAAAAGGAGAGGTACAAAATGACTACGAAAATATACAGTAACCACGAAATGGATGAAAATGGAGAAATCGACCATATTTACTATATTGAAAAGAATAACCAAATGAACGATAAGGAAAAGGAGATAAAATCCAAGGACGTGCGAGAAATGAATACAAACGAAACTGTATCTTCATTCGAGATGTTCTGCTTTTTGAACACCGCCAGTGCAGTTAGCATCCTCCTGATAATTGATAAGGACACATATGTCCATTTTTCCAACGAAGTTGacttaaatatacaaatggagataattataaaatgtgaGGAGGTACTAAAACTAATAAAGACACCACAAAAAATTCtcaattttcattttatgaCTAAGCAGTacaaaatttcatttaaaaattttataaggTACACAGAAAAGTACAAAGAGGTACTCATCAATAACATAAGTAAcacaaataatgaaaaatgggGAAAAGAATTAAGCAGTACAATAAGTAAAACAAGTAActacattttaaaagaattaaaaaccATTTTAGAAAGTTCtaatatttattcaattGATATacaagaaaagaaaaaattatttattttcaaaatttttgaaaaatatatagaaatttaCAATAACGTAATGtcgaaaaaaaacaaaaggatAATAGAACCTAAGGACTTAGAAGAGAAGGAGGGggtgataaaaaaattagaggAAAAAGTAATGTCATGCACAAATACAATTCAAATGCtagaaaagaatattaatattttaacaattagagaagaaaaatttaataaaataaaaatggactttgacattttaaaaaaagaaaaaaatgaatatttaagTATTATTACTGATTTacgaaaaagcaaaaatgaaagtttaaatgaaattacttatatttctaaaaattacAACGAACTGAAGAATAAATACAATgagttattaaaaaattatgaacaaaaaaaaaagtatataggGTCTACCAAAAACTTCGAACAATCAAATCTAgacatttattatatgaaaagaattataaataacttatattatgaaaatttcttgacaaaaataaataaacattacTATCTATTtgatcaaaaaattaattattacaatGATTTATATCTTGATTCTTTagcaataaattttaatcaCTCcttagaaaatgaaaatccTCCAAAAGAAACTAATGAAATTAATAGCAACGAAGTGGATTCTCCAAACAATACgagggaaataaaaaatgaaaaaaaaaaaaaaaaaattaccttAAATGAGAATCAACTTCTTCAAGATAATAATacctttttttctaatacaAAACATTCAATGTTATATGATGATATTTATAACtgtgaaataattaaaagcAAATTAAAAAGATGCAAAACggattattttaaaaataaattgtatcAAACGACATTAAGCAGTTCTTTTATTCCAcgtgaaaataataaatcaaTTCAACATATTGTTGACATCATTGAAtcttacaaaattttaaaaaacgaTATATTCACACAAATACTGAATACACCTATTGGTAGTATTAATGACCAAACAAATACTGGAAGTAGCAGCAAAGGGCACTCTCAAAAGTGCGCCCAAAAGTTAGCTCAAGAGAGGGCTCATGTGTACAGCAAATTAAAATCCCTCAAAAGTgtagtaaataatttttacactACGAATAAGTTAGCAAAATTTAATGATGCGGTTTCACTTCAAGATAGCATGCTGCGTATTTCTATTcagggaaaaaaagaagccgATGAAAGGGTAGTAGCCGGTAGAGAAGCACAGCGAGGGGATGTAGTAGCTAACGTGGAAGCCAGAAATGGAGGGGATGATTCAAGTAATAGAACTAAGGATGGACGTATCCCTTTTGAACATGTGACAACTCTCCCAAGCTGTAATAAGATTATACTAAATGAAAActcattttcttatttaattcaaaatgtatttaatttgtaa